Proteins encoded within one genomic window of Catenulispora sp. EB89:
- a CDS encoding heavy metal translocating P-type ATPase: MSPFTLPEVRWASAALVLFLVALPLQLTGAPAWAWAPLYAVVYVTGGWEPGWAGLGALREKTLDVDLLMVVAALGAAAVGQVLDGALLIVIFATSGALEAVATHRTEQAVRGLLDLAPERATRIAADGSEDVVDAVALRVGDTILVRPGERVAADGQVVRGASDVDQATITGEPLPVAKNAGDEVFAGTLNGVGALTVRVDRASADTVVARIVAMVEEASATKARTQLFIEKVEQRYSIGMVAATLLLFAVPLLAGAAFQPSLLRAMTFMIVASPCAVVLATMPPLLASMANAGRHGVLVKSAVVMEHLGTTTRVAFDKTGTLTEGRPRLAEITVLPGGEFDEKQILALAAAAENLSEHPLARAVVTAAKDAGLELAHAEDFVARPGRGVSALIDGRRVEVGSPAYLLAEDTGAVSTGAATKNAITKNAITENAIAAMQESGQTATVVRIDGTPAGLLGIADRVRPAAARTVARIEALIGTAPIVLTGDNAAAARRLAAEVGITDVRAGLLPEDKVSAVREWEAAGERVLLVGDGVNDAPALAAAHTGVAMGRAGSDLALDTADAVVMRDDLATVPAAIALSRAARRVVVANLVIAGAIIAGLVTWDLAGTLPLPLGVLGHEGSTVIVGLNGLRLLRKSVWDKALNAGTAA; encoded by the coding sequence ACGTCGACCTGCTGATGGTGGTCGCCGCGCTGGGCGCGGCGGCCGTCGGCCAGGTGCTGGACGGTGCCCTGCTGATCGTCATCTTCGCCACCTCCGGCGCGCTGGAGGCGGTCGCCACCCACCGCACCGAGCAGGCCGTGCGCGGGCTCCTGGACCTGGCGCCCGAGCGTGCCACCCGGATCGCCGCGGACGGCTCCGAAGACGTCGTCGACGCCGTCGCGCTCCGGGTCGGCGACACCATCCTGGTCCGGCCCGGCGAGCGCGTCGCCGCCGACGGCCAGGTGGTCCGCGGCGCCTCCGACGTGGATCAGGCCACGATCACCGGCGAGCCGCTGCCGGTGGCGAAGAACGCCGGCGACGAGGTGTTCGCCGGGACGCTCAACGGCGTCGGTGCGCTGACCGTGCGGGTCGACCGGGCGTCCGCGGACACCGTCGTGGCGCGGATCGTCGCGATGGTCGAGGAGGCCTCGGCCACCAAAGCCAGGACGCAGCTGTTCATCGAGAAGGTGGAGCAGCGCTACTCGATCGGCATGGTCGCCGCGACGCTTCTGCTGTTCGCCGTCCCGCTGCTGGCCGGCGCCGCGTTCCAGCCGAGCCTGCTGCGCGCCATGACCTTCATGATCGTCGCCTCACCGTGCGCGGTGGTGCTGGCCACGATGCCGCCGCTGCTGGCCTCGATGGCCAACGCCGGGCGCCACGGCGTGCTGGTGAAGTCCGCGGTGGTGATGGAACACCTCGGGACCACGACCCGCGTCGCCTTCGACAAGACCGGGACGCTGACCGAGGGACGCCCGCGCCTGGCCGAGATCACGGTCCTGCCCGGCGGCGAGTTCGACGAGAAGCAGATCCTGGCACTCGCCGCCGCCGCTGAGAACCTTTCGGAGCATCCGTTGGCGCGCGCGGTTGTGACTGCGGCGAAGGACGCCGGACTGGAGCTGGCGCACGCCGAGGACTTCGTGGCCAGGCCAGGACGCGGTGTCAGTGCCCTGATCGACGGTCGGCGCGTCGAGGTCGGGAGTCCGGCGTATCTGCTCGCCGAGGACACTGGTGCGGTAAGCACCGGTGCCGCGACCAAGAACGCCATCACCAAGAACGCCATCACCGAGAACGCCATCGCCGCCATGCAAGAGTCCGGCCAGACCGCCACCGTCGTCCGCATCGACGGCACGCCGGCCGGGCTGCTGGGCATCGCCGACCGCGTCCGTCCGGCCGCCGCCCGCACGGTCGCCAGGATCGAAGCATTGATCGGCACCGCGCCGATCGTCCTCACCGGTGACAACGCCGCCGCCGCACGCCGCCTGGCCGCCGAGGTCGGCATCACCGACGTCCGCGCCGGCCTGCTCCCCGAGGACAAGGTGAGCGCGGTCCGCGAGTGGGAGGCGGCAGGAGAGCGGGTGCTGCTGGTCGGCGACGGCGTCAACGACGCCCCGGCGCTGGCCGCCGCGCACACCGGCGTCGCCATGGGCCGGGCCGGCTCGGACCTCGCGCTGGACACGGCCGACGCCGTCGTGATGCGCGACGACCTGGCGACCGTGCCGGCGGCGATCGCGCTGTCCCGGGCCGCGCGCCGCGTCGTGGTCGCGAACCTGGTGATCGCGGGCGCCATCATCGCCGGCCTGGTGACGTGGGATCTGGCCGGCACGCTCCCGCTGCCGCTCGGCGTGCTCGGGCACGAGGGCTCGACGGTCATCGTCGGGCTCAACGGTCTGCGCCTGCTGCGCAAGAGCGTGTGGGACAAGGCGCTGAACGCAGGCACCGCGGCATGA
- a CDS encoding anti-sigma factor domain-containing protein yields the protein MNTMDPEVHSLTGAYVCHALDPAERTAFERHLARCPVCAQEVAELQETTALLASAVAETAPPRLKAAVDARVAVTRQIAPVLAHAPTRHTAPRPAWQTSRQPSHGPNPRPRRRWFTALGWGLATGLAAAVAVLGVQSGDQQHQLDQARQQSTGITALLSAPDARTDTASVRTGGVGTVLVSRSHDAAAITVDGLAKLPPGKAYQLWMMGPSGTRSGGLLAAGADGSTGPVLAHGLGDAQTIGLTVEPAGGSAQPTTTPVMLLPMPA from the coding sequence ATGAACACGATGGACCCGGAGGTCCACTCCCTGACCGGCGCCTACGTCTGCCACGCGCTGGACCCGGCGGAACGCACCGCGTTCGAACGCCACCTGGCCCGCTGCCCGGTCTGCGCGCAGGAGGTCGCCGAGCTGCAGGAGACCACCGCGCTACTGGCCTCGGCCGTCGCCGAGACCGCGCCGCCGCGGTTGAAGGCCGCGGTCGACGCACGGGTGGCCGTCACCCGGCAGATCGCGCCGGTCCTCGCTCACGCGCCGACGCGACACACCGCGCCCCGCCCCGCGTGGCAGACGTCGCGGCAGCCGTCGCACGGCCCCAACCCCCGCCCCCGCCGCCGCTGGTTCACCGCGCTCGGCTGGGGACTGGCCACGGGGCTGGCCGCGGCCGTGGCGGTCCTGGGCGTCCAGTCGGGCGACCAGCAGCACCAGCTCGACCAGGCGCGGCAGCAGAGCACTGGCATCACCGCACTGCTGTCCGCACCCGACGCCCGGACCGACACCGCAAGCGTCCGCACCGGCGGGGTCGGGACGGTGCTCGTGTCCCGCTCGCACGACGCGGCCGCGATCACCGTCGACGGACTCGCGAAGCTGCCGCCGGGCAAGGCCTACCAGCTGTGGATGATGGGGCCCTCCGGGACCCGCTCGGGCGGGCTGCTGGCCGCCGGCGCCGACGGCTCCACCGGACCGGTGCTGGCGCACGGCCTGGGCGACGCACAGACCATCGGGCTCACGGTGGAGCCGGCCGGCGGGTCGGCTCAGCCCACGACGACACCGGTCATGCTGCTGCCGATGCCTGCCTGA
- the sigK gene encoding ECF RNA polymerase sigma factor SigK, with product MSRESGDATLSPVPGATPAATLESHLHRVALGERDAFDAVYAQLAGPILGVARRVLRDPAQAEEVAQEVLVEIWRTASRFDPARGSARAWALTMAHARAVDRVRSADAAARRDARDAQLMVDAPFDQVVEAVEARLDRQRVRHCLGGLTELQRQSVTLAFYGGYTYSQVAQLLDTPLGTVKTRLRDGLARLRDCLGVA from the coding sequence GTGAGTCGAGAATCGGGAGACGCGACGCTTAGTCCGGTACCGGGGGCGACGCCGGCGGCGACGCTGGAGTCGCACCTGCACCGGGTGGCCCTCGGCGAGCGCGACGCGTTCGACGCGGTCTACGCGCAGCTCGCCGGCCCGATCCTGGGCGTGGCGCGCCGGGTCCTGCGCGACCCGGCCCAGGCCGAGGAGGTCGCGCAGGAGGTGCTGGTGGAGATCTGGCGCACCGCCAGCCGCTTCGACCCGGCCCGCGGCTCGGCCCGCGCCTGGGCCCTGACCATGGCGCACGCCCGGGCCGTGGACCGCGTGCGCTCCGCCGACGCCGCCGCGCGCCGGGACGCCCGGGACGCGCAGCTTATGGTGGACGCACCGTTCGACCAGGTGGTGGAGGCCGTCGAGGCGCGGCTGGACCGGCAGCGCGTCCGGCACTGCCTGGGCGGCCTGACGGAGCTGCAACGCCAGTCGGTGACGCTGGCCTTCTACGGCGGCTACACCTATTCGCAGGTGGCGCAGCTCCTGGACACCCCGCTCGGCACTGTGAAGACCCGTCTGCGCGACGGGCTGGCCCGACTCCGCGACTGCTTGGGGGTGGCGTGA